One stretch of Streptomyces sp. R21 DNA includes these proteins:
- a CDS encoding MHYT domain-containing protein, producing the protein MGHLDHATFGWLTPALSYLMACIGAALGLRCTVRALGTTGRSRRNWLLTAASAIGTGIWTMHFVAMLGFSVTGTEMRYNVPLTILSLVVAMVVVGAGVFAVGYGRERGRALFLGGLTTGLGVASMHYLGMAALRLHGAVHYDPMLVGLSVVIAVVAATAALWAALNIKSPVAVAVASLVMGGAVSSMHYTGMMAVSVSVSPSGKALPGVTAMQFIFPLAVGLGSYLFLTSAFVALSPTAGEREASASAQQPVQSVAR; encoded by the coding sequence ATGGGACACCTGGACCACGCCACCTTCGGCTGGCTGACCCCCGCGCTGTCGTATCTGATGGCCTGCATCGGCGCCGCCCTGGGGCTGCGCTGCACCGTCCGTGCGCTCGGCACCACGGGGCGCTCGCGCCGCAACTGGCTTCTCACCGCCGCCTCCGCGATCGGCACGGGCATCTGGACGATGCACTTCGTGGCGATGCTGGGCTTCAGCGTCACCGGCACGGAGATGCGCTACAACGTGCCGCTGACCATCCTCAGCCTCGTCGTCGCCATGGTCGTCGTGGGCGCCGGCGTCTTCGCGGTCGGCTACGGCCGTGAACGCGGCCGCGCCCTTTTCCTCGGCGGACTGACCACCGGGCTCGGCGTCGCGAGCATGCACTACCTGGGCATGGCGGCGCTGCGACTGCACGGCGCCGTGCACTACGACCCGATGCTCGTCGGACTCTCCGTCGTCATCGCCGTGGTGGCTGCCACCGCGGCTCTGTGGGCCGCGCTCAACATCAAGTCGCCCGTGGCCGTCGCCGTCGCCTCCCTGGTCATGGGAGGAGCGGTGAGCAGCATGCACTACACCGGGATGATGGCGGTGAGCGTGAGCGTCAGCCCCTCCGGCAAGGCCTTGCCCGGAGTCACGGCGATGCAGTTCATCTTCCCTCTCGCCGTGGGCCTCGGGTCCTATCTCTTCCTGACATCGGCGTTCGTCGCGCTGTCCCCGACGGCCGGCGAACGCGAGGCATCCGCATCGGCCCAGCAGCCGGTCCAGAGCGTCGCCCGCTAG
- a CDS encoding DUF742 domain-containing protein, whose product MTEDRPGALEQPGSQWYDNEAGPLVRPYAMTGGRTKPGPTGVRFDLIALVTLDTAAPGVDDDTSLGPEHRALIELCRVETQSVAELGAGADLPVGVVRVLLGDLLELGCVTVSRPVPPAQLPDERILREVIAGLRAL is encoded by the coding sequence ATGACCGAGGACAGGCCCGGCGCCCTGGAGCAGCCGGGCAGCCAGTGGTACGACAACGAGGCCGGACCTCTCGTCCGCCCCTACGCCATGACGGGCGGCCGCACCAAACCCGGGCCCACCGGGGTGCGCTTCGACCTGATTGCCCTCGTCACGCTCGACACGGCCGCGCCCGGCGTCGACGACGACACCTCCCTGGGTCCCGAACACCGGGCCCTCATCGAGCTGTGCCGCGTCGAGACACAGTCCGTGGCCGAGCTCGGTGCGGGAGCGGACCTGCCGGTGGGAGTCGTGAGGGTGCTCCTGGGCGACCTTCTGGAGCTGGGCTGCGTCACCGTCAGCCGCCCCGTGCCGCCCGCACAACTACCCGACGAACGCATTCTGCGCGAGGTGATCGCGGGATTGAGGGCGCTGTAG
- a CDS encoding DEAD/DEAH box helicase yields MTLIDQLPQTADPDALYEAFESWVGERGLTLYPHQEEALIEVVSGANVIVSTPTGSGKSMIAAAAHFAALARDEVTFYTAPIKALVSEKFFELCKIFGTENVGMLTGDASVNADAPVICCTAEVLASIALRDGKQADVGQVVMDEFHFYAEGDRGWAWQIPILELPQAQFILMSATLGDVAMFEKDLTRRTGRPTAVVRSATRPVPLSYEYVLTPLTETLTELLATKQAPVYIVHFTQAQAVERAQALMSINMCTREEKDQIAELIGNFRFTTKFGRNLSRYVRHGIGVHHAGMLPKYRRLVEKLAQAGLLKVICGTDTLGVGVNVPIRTVLFTALTKYDGNRVRTLRAREFHQIAGRAGRAGFDTAGFVVAQAPEHVIENEKALAKAGDDAKKRRKVVRKKAPEGFVGWTENTFEKLISSDPEPLTSRFRVTHTMLLSVIARPGNAFDAMRHLLEDNHEPRKQQLRHIRRAIAIYRSLLDGGIVEKLDEPDASGRIVRLTVDLQQDFALNQPLSTFALASFDLLDPESPSYALDMVSVVESTLDDPRQILAAQQNKARGEAVAAMKADGVEYEDRMERLQDVSYPKPLEELLFHAYNTYRKSHPWVGDHPLSPKSVIRDMYERAMTFTEFVSHYELARTEGIVLRYLASAYKTLDHTVPDHLKSEDLEDLIAWLGEMVRQVDSSLLDEWEQLANPEEMTAEEAQEKADQVKPVTSNGRAFRVLVRNAMFRRVELAALDHVDELGEMDAESGWDADAWGEAMDKYWDEYEDLGTGPDARGPKLLLITEEPQHNLWRVRQTFADPNGDHDWGISAEVDLAASDAEGRAIIRVTDVGQL; encoded by the coding sequence GTGACCCTCATCGATCAGCTGCCGCAGACCGCAGACCCCGACGCCCTCTACGAAGCCTTCGAGTCGTGGGTCGGGGAACGTGGTCTCACCCTCTATCCGCACCAGGAGGAGGCACTGATCGAGGTGGTCTCGGGCGCGAACGTGATCGTGTCCACGCCCACCGGCTCGGGCAAGAGCATGATCGCCGCGGCTGCCCACTTCGCGGCGCTCGCCCGCGACGAGGTCACCTTCTACACGGCGCCGATCAAGGCGCTCGTCTCGGAGAAGTTCTTCGAGCTGTGCAAGATCTTCGGCACCGAGAACGTCGGCATGCTCACCGGCGACGCCTCCGTGAACGCCGACGCGCCCGTCATCTGCTGCACCGCCGAGGTGCTGGCCTCCATTGCGCTGCGCGACGGCAAGCAGGCCGACGTCGGCCAGGTCGTGATGGACGAGTTCCACTTCTACGCCGAGGGTGACCGTGGCTGGGCCTGGCAGATCCCGATCCTGGAACTGCCGCAGGCTCAGTTCATCCTGATGTCGGCGACACTCGGCGACGTCGCGATGTTCGAGAAGGACCTCACCCGGCGCACCGGCCGCCCCACCGCGGTGGTCCGCTCGGCGACCCGCCCCGTCCCGCTGTCCTACGAGTACGTGCTGACTCCGCTGACGGAGACGCTCACCGAGCTGCTGGCCACCAAGCAGGCCCCGGTGTACATCGTGCACTTCACCCAGGCGCAGGCCGTGGAACGGGCGCAGGCGCTGATGAGCATCAACATGTGCACGCGGGAGGAGAAGGACCAGATCGCCGAGCTGATCGGCAACTTCCGCTTCACCACCAAGTTCGGCCGCAATCTCTCCCGTTACGTGCGGCACGGCATCGGCGTGCACCACGCGGGCATGCTGCCCAAATACCGCCGCCTGGTGGAGAAGCTGGCCCAGGCCGGCCTGCTGAAGGTCATCTGCGGTACGGACACCCTCGGCGTCGGCGTCAACGTCCCCATCCGCACCGTGCTGTTCACGGCGCTGACGAAGTACGACGGCAACCGGGTGCGGACGCTGCGCGCGCGGGAGTTCCACCAGATCGCGGGTCGTGCCGGACGCGCCGGCTTCGACACGGCGGGCTTCGTGGTCGCGCAGGCGCCCGAGCACGTCATCGAGAACGAGAAGGCGCTGGCCAAGGCGGGCGACGACGCGAAGAAGCGCCGGAAGGTGGTACGCAAGAAGGCTCCCGAGGGTTTCGTCGGCTGGACGGAGAACACCTTCGAGAAGCTCATCTCCTCCGATCCGGAGCCGCTGACGTCGCGTTTCCGGGTGACGCACACGATGCTGCTGTCCGTGATCGCCCGGCCGGGCAACGCCTTCGACGCGATGCGTCATCTGCTGGAGGACAACCACGAGCCGCGCAAGCAGCAGCTGCGGCACATCCGGCGGGCGATCGCGATCTACCGCTCCCTCCTCGACGGCGGCATCGTCGAGAAGCTCGACGAGCCGGACGCGAGCGGACGCATCGTGCGCCTTACCGTCGACCTGCAGCAGGACTTCGCGCTCAATCAGCCGCTGTCGACCTTCGCGCTCGCCTCGTTCGACCTCCTCGACCCCGAATCCCCCTCGTACGCGCTGGACATGGTGTCCGTCGTCGAGTCCACGCTGGATGATCCGCGGCAGATCCTGGCGGCCCAGCAGAACAAGGCGCGCGGCGAGGCCGTGGCGGCGATGAAGGCGGACGGCGTCGAGTACGAGGACCGCATGGAGCGCCTCCAGGACGTGTCGTACCCCAAGCCTCTGGAGGAGCTGCTCTTCCACGCGTACAACACCTACCGCAAGAGCCACCCGTGGGTGGGCGATCACCCGCTCTCCCCGAAGTCCGTCATCCGCGACATGTACGAACGCGCCATGACCTTCACCGAGTTCGTCTCCCACTACGAGCTCGCGCGCACCGAGGGCATCGTGCTGCGCTACCTCGCGAGTGCCTACAAGACCCTCGACCACACCGTCCCGGACCACCTCAAGTCCGAGGACCTGGAGGATCTCATCGCCTGGCTGGGCGAGATGGTGCGCCAGGTCGACTCCAGCCTCCTGGACGAGTGGGAGCAGCTCGCCAACCCCGAGGAGATGACGGCCGAGGAGGCCCAGGAGAAGGCCGACCAGGTCAAGCCGGTCACCTCCAACGGACGCGCCTTCCGCGTCCTGGTCCGCAACGCCATGTTCCGCCGCGTCGAACTCGCCGCCCTGGACCACGTCGACGAGCTGGGCGAGATGGACGCCGAGTCCGGCTGGGACGCCGACGCCTGGGGCGAGGCGATGGACAAGTACTGGGACGAGTACGAGGACCTCGGCACCGGCCCCGACGCACGCGGCCCCAAGCTGCTGTTGATCACCGAGGAGCCACAGCACAACCTGTGGCGCGTCCGGCAGACCTTCGCCGACCCGAACGGTGATCACGACTGGGGCATCAGCGCGGAGGTCGACCTCGCCGCCTCCGACGCGGAGGGCCGGGCGATCATCCGGGTCACCGACGTCGGCCAGCTGTGA
- a CDS encoding nitrate- and nitrite sensing domain-containing protein, whose product MRTPRRTPTGAAEAPPQPPPRGRRAHAGPPADEYTDPDEMQSGSSPETPAHAVRWHVRPRTVRAKIVCLLMVPVVSLLALWAYATVTTAQDVSRLRQLQSVDKTVRAPVDDAVAALQTEREAAVRYATDPAAVQQNDLKKLAGRTDRALAKLRLGDHNTVADGADLPAGVAERLDAFVTGAEGLPTLRTAVLERRAGWDEAYGQYTKTIATAFSVGGALTGIQDADLGSDARVLLEFSRAGEALAQEDTVLSSARLAGTLDGERLRLFTGAVDTRHTLTDAAATDLRGPERAAWHDLVEGSAYAHVRAVEDKVLVSRPGGKAIDAAPAADWSTPHARVQDGMRTIEADAGRGVADRADPFSRGLLTPAGAAVLFGLAAVAASLVISVRIGRGLVVELVSLRNGALEIARRKLPEAMRKLRAGEEIDVRAEAPPGPPAEDETAQVAEALGIVHRAALRAAVERAELASGISGVFVNLARRSQVLVHRQLSLLDSMERRSDDPNELSDLFRLDHLTTRMRRHAESLIILSGAAPGRAWRMPVSLTNVVRAAVSEVEDYARVEVRQLPEASVAGAAVADLTHLLAEIVENAAQFSPPHTRVRVTGEPVGNGYAVEVEDRGLGMGTETLAEANRRIEQSEALDLFDSDRLGLFVVSRLAARHGIKVHLRTSPYGGTTAVVLLPTALLHGGAAERSPKAADTGRPAEREYARVAAAPEQDSLQALTERPALAVPLQAAVEASSNGSSETPPPGVTTLRLHRPAEDSEASDDLPRRVRQAHLAPQLREQRPEERADASSPRPDDERTPEVVRDRMAAYRDGWARGGGRTPGLGVAPDAEPGSDSSEGDLA is encoded by the coding sequence ATGCGTACACCCCGTAGGACCCCCACAGGCGCCGCCGAGGCGCCGCCCCAGCCCCCGCCGCGGGGCCGCCGCGCCCATGCGGGCCCTCCTGCCGACGAGTACACCGACCCCGACGAGATGCAGTCCGGCTCGTCGCCCGAGACACCCGCACATGCGGTGCGCTGGCACGTGCGCCCTCGCACCGTGCGCGCGAAGATCGTCTGCCTGCTGATGGTGCCGGTCGTCTCCCTGCTCGCCCTGTGGGCGTACGCCACCGTGACCACCGCCCAGGACGTCTCACGGCTGCGTCAGTTGCAGAGCGTGGACAAGACGGTCCGCGCTCCGGTCGACGACGCCGTCGCCGCGCTCCAGACGGAACGCGAGGCCGCCGTCCGCTACGCCACCGACCCCGCCGCCGTGCAGCAGAACGACCTGAAGAAGCTGGCGGGACGCACCGACCGCGCGCTGGCGAAGCTGCGGCTCGGCGACCACAACACCGTTGCCGACGGCGCCGACCTGCCTGCCGGAGTGGCCGAGCGCCTGGACGCCTTCGTCACCGGCGCCGAGGGGTTGCCGACCCTGCGGACCGCCGTCCTGGAGCGCCGTGCCGGATGGGACGAGGCGTACGGGCAGTACACCAAGACCATCGCGACGGCGTTCTCCGTGGGCGGCGCGCTCACCGGCATCCAGGACGCCGATCTCGGCTCCGACGCGCGCGTGCTGCTCGAATTCTCCCGGGCGGGGGAGGCGCTGGCCCAGGAGGACACGGTGCTCTCCAGCGCCCGGCTCGCCGGAACCCTGGACGGCGAACGGCTGCGGCTGTTCACCGGCGCCGTCGACACGCGTCACACCCTGACCGATGCGGCGGCAACGGATCTGCGCGGGCCCGAACGAGCTGCCTGGCACGACCTCGTGGAGGGGAGCGCCTACGCCCACGTGCGCGCCGTCGAGGACAAGGTGCTTGTGTCCCGGCCCGGCGGCAAGGCGATCGATGCCGCGCCGGCAGCCGACTGGAGCACGCCCCACGCGCGCGTGCAGGACGGCATGCGCACCATCGAGGCGGACGCGGGCCGCGGTGTCGCCGACCGGGCCGACCCGTTCTCGCGCGGGCTGCTCACGCCCGCCGGTGCCGCCGTCCTCTTCGGCCTCGCCGCAGTCGCCGCATCCCTGGTGATCTCCGTACGCATCGGACGCGGTCTCGTCGTGGAGCTGGTGAGCCTGCGCAACGGCGCCCTGGAGATCGCCCGCCGCAAACTCCCCGAGGCCATGCGCAAACTGCGCGCCGGAGAAGAGATCGACGTCCGTGCGGAGGCCCCGCCCGGGCCGCCCGCGGAGGACGAGACCGCACAGGTCGCGGAGGCCCTGGGCATCGTCCACCGCGCCGCCCTGCGCGCCGCCGTCGAACGCGCGGAACTCGCCAGCGGAATCTCGGGCGTCTTCGTCAACCTCGCCCGGCGCAGCCAGGTCCTCGTGCACCGCCAACTGAGCCTGCTGGACAGCATGGAACGCAGGTCCGACGACCCCAACGAGCTGAGCGACCTGTTCCGGCTCGACCACCTCACCACACGCATGCGGCGCCACGCGGAGAGCCTGATCATCCTCTCCGGAGCCGCCCCCGGCCGTGCCTGGCGCATGCCCGTCTCCCTGACGAACGTCGTCCGCGCCGCCGTATCCGAAGTCGAGGACTACGCGCGCGTGGAGGTACGACAACTCCCCGAGGCCTCCGTGGCCGGTGCCGCCGTCGCCGACCTCACGCACCTCCTCGCGGAGATCGTCGAGAACGCGGCACAGTTCTCGCCGCCGCACACCCGCGTCCGCGTCACCGGAGAACCGGTCGGCAACGGCTACGCCGTGGAAGTGGAGGACCGCGGGCTCGGCATGGGCACGGAGACACTCGCCGAGGCCAACCGCCGCATCGAGCAGTCCGAGGCGCTCGACCTGTTCGACAGCGACCGGCTCGGCCTGTTCGTGGTCAGCAGACTCGCCGCGCGACACGGCATCAAGGTGCACCTGAGGACCTCGCCCTACGGCGGCACCACGGCGGTCGTCCTGCTCCCCACGGCCCTGCTGCACGGCGGTGCGGCGGAACGTTCCCCCAAGGCAGCCGACACCGGACGGCCCGCTGAACGCGAGTACGCGCGCGTGGCAGCCGCCCCGGAGCAGGACTCACTCCAGGCGCTGACGGAACGGCCCGCCCTGGCCGTACCCCTGCAAGCCGCCGTCGAGGCCTCCTCGAACGGCTCATCCGAAACCCCGCCACCTGGAGTCACCACCTTGCGCCTGCACAGGCCCGCGGAGGACTCCGAGGCATCCGACGACCTTCCGCGGCGCGTACGGCAGGCGCATCTCGCTCCACAGCTGCGCGAACAGCGCCCCGAGGAGCGGGCGGACGCCTCGAGCCCCCGCCCCGACGACGAGCGCACCCCCGAAGTCGTACGAGACCGCATGGCGGCCTACCGCGACGGCTGGGCGCGTGGCGGCGGAAGGACACCCGGGCTCGGCGTCGCCCCCGATGCCGAACCGGGCAGTGACAGCAGCGAAGGAGACCTCGCATGA
- a CDS encoding roadblock/LC7 domain-containing protein, with amino-acid sequence MVQNAGLGWLLDDLTERVEHVRHALVLSNDGLVTGASTGLRREDAEHLAAVSSGLHSLAKGSGRHFGAGQVRQTMIEFDDAVLFVTAAGAGSCLCVLSAAEADIGQVAYEMTLLVNRVGEHLAVDARAPERTSTMDL; translated from the coding sequence ATGGTGCAGAACGCGGGACTCGGCTGGCTGTTGGACGACCTGACCGAGCGCGTCGAACACGTACGGCACGCGTTGGTGCTGTCCAACGACGGGCTGGTGACGGGCGCCAGTACGGGACTTCGGCGCGAGGATGCCGAGCATCTCGCCGCCGTCTCGTCCGGCCTGCACAGCCTGGCCAAGGGCTCCGGCCGCCACTTCGGCGCGGGCCAGGTGCGCCAGACCATGATCGAGTTCGACGACGCGGTCCTCTTCGTCACCGCGGCGGGCGCGGGCAGCTGTCTGTGTGTCCTCAGCGCCGCGGAGGCCGACATCGGCCAGGTCGCCTACGAGATGACCCTGTTGGTGAACCGCGTCGGTGAGCATCTGGCGGTGGATGCGCGAGCGCCCGAGCGGACATCCACGATGGACCTCTGA
- a CDS encoding ATP/GTP-binding protein, with product MVSENSDASGGEMTALALKILVAGGFGVGKTTLVGAVSEIRPLRTEELLSEAGQSVDDTDGVDQKVTTTVAMDFGRITIRSGLSLYLFGTPGQDRFWFLWDELSQGALGAVVLADTRRLEDCFPAVDYFEHRHIPFVVAVNCFSGARTYGAQDVSRALDLDRGTPVVLCDARDRDSGKEVLIRLVEYAGRVHTARLLDSVG from the coding sequence ATGGTCTCCGAGAACTCCGACGCCTCGGGTGGCGAAATGACCGCCCTGGCGTTGAAGATACTGGTCGCCGGCGGATTCGGCGTGGGCAAGACCACCCTGGTGGGCGCGGTCAGTGAGATCAGGCCACTGCGCACCGAGGAACTGCTGAGCGAGGCCGGCCAGTCGGTCGACGACACCGACGGCGTGGACCAGAAGGTCACGACGACCGTCGCCATGGACTTCGGGCGCATCACCATCAGGTCCGGACTCTCGCTCTACCTCTTCGGCACCCCCGGACAGGACCGTTTCTGGTTCCTGTGGGACGAGTTGTCGCAGGGCGCCCTCGGAGCCGTCGTCCTCGCGGACACCCGGCGGCTCGAGGACTGCTTCCCCGCGGTGGACTACTTCGAGCACCGGCACATCCCGTTCGTGGTGGCCGTCAATTGCTTCTCGGGCGCGCGCACCTACGGCGCTCAGGACGTGTCCCGGGCCCTCGATCTGGACCGGGGCACGCCTGTGGTGCTCTGCGACGCCCGTGACCGCGACTCGGGGAAGGAGGTGTTGATCCGTCTGGTCGAGTACGCCGGGCGGGTACACACCGCCCGGCTGCTCGATTCCGTGGGCTGA
- a CDS encoding PPOX class F420-dependent oxidoreductase, which translates to MAQKMTHEQWRAFVSHGTRTGKLSTVRADGSPHVTPIWFLLDGDDVVFNTAKESVKGRNLARDGRAALCVDDDRPPFDFVVLQGRAELSEDLGELRDWAARIGARYMGEDRAEEFGKRNGVPGELLIRLRIEKVLAQSAVAD; encoded by the coding sequence ATGGCACAGAAGATGACCCATGAGCAATGGCGGGCGTTCGTCTCGCACGGCACCCGCACCGGAAAGCTGTCGACCGTCAGGGCGGACGGGAGTCCGCACGTGACGCCGATCTGGTTCCTGCTGGACGGCGACGACGTGGTGTTCAACACCGCGAAGGAGAGCGTGAAGGGGCGGAACCTGGCCCGTGACGGCCGGGCCGCGCTGTGCGTGGACGACGACCGGCCACCCTTCGACTTCGTCGTGCTGCAGGGGCGGGCCGAACTCTCCGAGGATCTCGGCGAATTGCGGGACTGGGCCGCGCGGATAGGCGCGAGGTACATGGGCGAGGACCGCGCCGAGGAGTTCGGGAAGCGCAATGGCGTCCCCGGTGAACTCCTCATACGCCTGCGGATCGAGAAGGTCCTGGCCCAGTCCGCCGTGGCCGACTGA
- a CDS encoding roadblock/LC7 domain-containing protein — translation MIQDPSMRAAQRSGELDWLLDDLVLRVAEVRHAVVLSNDGLAVGASTDLRREDAEHLAAVASGFHSLAKGAGRHFGAGGVRQTMVEMDDGFLFVAAAGDGSCLALLTAVTADIGLVAYEMARLVKRVGEHLYTPPRVAAQPPAAG, via the coding sequence ATGATCCAGGACCCGAGTATGAGGGCCGCCCAGCGGTCGGGCGAACTCGACTGGCTGCTGGACGACTTGGTACTGCGCGTCGCCGAAGTGCGGCACGCCGTGGTGCTGTCCAACGACGGCCTCGCGGTGGGCGCGTCCACCGACCTCCGGCGCGAGGACGCGGAGCACCTCGCCGCCGTCGCCTCCGGTTTCCACAGCCTGGCCAAGGGCGCCGGCCGTCACTTCGGTGCCGGGGGCGTGCGCCAGACGATGGTGGAGATGGACGACGGCTTTCTCTTCGTGGCGGCAGCGGGCGACGGCTCGTGCCTCGCCCTGCTCACCGCCGTCACGGCCGACATCGGCCTGGTGGCCTACGAGATGGCGCGGCTGGTCAAGCGCGTCGGCGAACACCTCTACACGCCGCCGCGCGTCGCAGCGCAGCCGCCCGCCGCCGGATGA
- a CDS encoding DUF6397 family protein, which yields MSGNTITQSGPSTSGTSVSVTPAAATVVPAVHRPTLALSSAARQLDLRRGEFDLAVQLGRIRTVPDDGGGGRRVTRAEIDRVRSGPGFPAALRDRVTVVGTTEGAALMKVTTTRFTRLARLGLIVPVKFYLNRYRAVVWLYLAEELREFAADEQRARLLSGRIAEGLRDQLQAGLDLRPRNWRGRHMGFLLRQAEDPWARAAVLASLLDPVQVAEIVRDPYERAHLNRFRPPLASHGAPESAAAHLASRIMTASDPDEISWLRADLGQAVKEAREFRPAPRPAPKPSPPAAAHQAPPPGEPPAPGEAPERSRRLLGWLRRRNS from the coding sequence ATGTCCGGCAACACCATCACGCAGTCCGGCCCATCAACATCCGGCACTTCGGTGTCCGTCACGCCCGCTGCCGCCACGGTCGTGCCCGCGGTACACCGGCCGACGCTCGCGCTGAGCAGCGCGGCGCGCCAACTGGACCTTCGACGAGGCGAGTTCGACCTCGCCGTACAGCTCGGCCGCATCCGGACCGTTCCTGACGACGGGGGAGGAGGACGCCGCGTCACACGCGCGGAGATCGACCGGGTGCGCTCCGGGCCCGGCTTTCCGGCGGCGCTGCGCGACCGCGTCACGGTCGTCGGTACGACGGAGGGCGCGGCCCTGATGAAGGTGACGACCACCAGGTTCACGCGTCTCGCGCGCCTGGGCCTGATCGTGCCGGTGAAGTTCTATCTGAACAGGTACCGGGCGGTGGTCTGGCTGTATCTGGCCGAGGAACTGCGGGAATTCGCGGCCGACGAGCAGCGCGCCCGGCTGCTGAGCGGACGCATTGCCGAGGGACTCCGCGACCAACTGCAGGCGGGCCTGGACCTGCGCCCGCGCAACTGGCGGGGACGGCACATGGGGTTTCTGCTGCGGCAGGCCGAGGACCCCTGGGCGCGCGCCGCCGTCCTGGCCTCTCTGCTCGATCCCGTCCAGGTGGCGGAGATCGTCAGGGACCCGTACGAGCGGGCCCATCTGAACCGGTTCCGGCCCCCGCTCGCCTCCCACGGGGCACCGGAATCCGCCGCCGCACACCTCGCCTCGCGGATCATGACGGCGAGCGACCCCGATGAGATCAGCTGGCTCAGGGCGGACTTGGGGCAGGCGGTCAAGGAGGCCCGGGAGTTCCGCCCCGCTCCCCGCCCCGCGCCGAAGCCCTCACCGCCGGCTGCCGCACACCAGGCGCCTCCGCCCGGGGAACCGCCGGCCCCGGGCGAGGCACCGGAACGCTCGCGACGACTGCTGGGCTGGCTGCGCCGCAGAAACTCCTGA
- a CDS encoding acyl-CoA thioesterase, producing MTNPAERLVDLLDLEQIEVNIFRGRSPQESLQRVFGGQVAGQALVAAGRTTDGDRPVHSLHAYFLRPGRPGVPIVYQVERVRDGRSFTTRRVTAVQQGRTIFNLTASFHKPEEGSFEHQLPPAREVPDPESLPTVTQEIKEHLGTLPEALERMARRQPFDIRYADRLRWTPEEIKDAEPRSAVWMRAVGPLGDDPLVHTCALTYASDMTLLDAVRIPVEPLWGPRGFDMASLDHAMWFHRPFRADEWFLYDQESPIATGGRGLARGRIYDLEGRLLVSVVQEGLFRAL from the coding sequence ATGACGAACCCAGCCGAGAGGCTCGTCGATCTGCTCGACCTGGAGCAGATCGAGGTCAACATCTTCCGCGGCCGCAGCCCGCAGGAATCCTTGCAACGTGTCTTCGGCGGCCAGGTGGCGGGCCAGGCCCTGGTCGCCGCCGGCCGCACCACGGATGGCGACCGGCCGGTGCACTCGCTGCACGCGTACTTCCTGCGCCCGGGACGGCCGGGCGTGCCCATCGTGTACCAGGTCGAACGGGTGCGGGACGGGCGGTCGTTCACCACCCGGCGGGTCACCGCCGTGCAGCAGGGCCGCACGATCTTCAATCTGACCGCCTCCTTTCACAAGCCTGAGGAAGGGAGCTTCGAGCATCAGCTGCCGCCCGCTCGCGAGGTCCCGGATCCGGAGTCGCTGCCGACGGTGACGCAGGAGATCAAGGAACATCTGGGCACGCTCCCCGAAGCGTTGGAGCGCATGGCCCGGCGTCAGCCCTTCGACATCCGCTATGCGGACCGGCTGCGCTGGACCCCCGAGGAGATCAAGGACGCCGAACCCCGCAGCGCGGTGTGGATGCGCGCCGTCGGTCCTCTGGGCGACGACCCGCTCGTGCATACCTGCGCCCTCACCTATGCGAGCGACATGACCCTCCTGGACGCGGTGCGCATCCCCGTCGAGCCGCTGTGGGGTCCGCGCGGCTTCGACATGGCCTCGCTCGATCACGCCATGTGGTTCCACCGGCCGTTTCGGGCGGACGAGTGGTTCCTGTACGACCAGGAGTCCCCGATCGCGACGGGTGGACGCGGCCTGGCCCGCGGGCGGATCTACGACCTGGAGGGGCGCCTGCTGGTCTCGGTCGTCCAGGAGGGCCTTTTCCGGGCGCTCTAG